A part of Thermoanaerobaculia bacterium genomic DNA contains:
- the metK gene encoding methionine adenosyltransferase produces the protein MPRDGKHFFTSESVTEGHPDKIADQISDAILDAILQQDPMGRVACETLVTTGMAFIAGEITTDCYVHFPDVVRQTIRDVGYTRAKYGFDYQTCAVISSIDRQSPDIAQGVDTGGAGDQGLMFGYACDETKELMPTPITLAHALTMRLSEARRKEELDFLRPDGKSQVTVEYDGPRPVRCEAIVVSTQHAEAIKHADLREQIIEAIVKPAIPAGMIDRHTKFHINPTGRFVVGGPQGDCGLTGRKIIVDTYGGVGSHGGGAFSGKDPTKVDRSASYMARYIAKNIVASGAAPRCEVQLAYAIGVADPVSILIDTKGSGKVGEDRLEAAVREIFPLTPRGIIEALDLRRPIYRKTAAYGHFGRPLPEFHWEKTDRAAAIANAVGADAPRTATA, from the coding sequence ATGCCGCGGGACGGAAAGCACTTCTTCACTTCGGAGTCGGTGACCGAGGGACATCCCGACAAGATCGCCGACCAGATTTCCGATGCGATCCTCGACGCGATCCTCCAGCAGGACCCGATGGGGCGCGTCGCGTGCGAAACGCTCGTCACGACGGGAATGGCGTTCATCGCCGGCGAGATCACGACCGACTGCTACGTGCACTTCCCCGACGTCGTCCGGCAGACGATCCGCGACGTCGGCTACACGCGCGCGAAGTACGGCTTCGACTACCAGACCTGCGCCGTCATTTCGTCGATCGACCGCCAGTCGCCCGACATCGCGCAGGGCGTCGACACGGGCGGAGCGGGGGACCAGGGGCTGATGTTCGGCTACGCCTGCGACGAGACGAAGGAGCTGATGCCGACGCCGATCACGCTCGCGCATGCCCTGACGATGCGGCTCTCGGAGGCGCGCCGGAAGGAGGAGCTCGATTTCCTGCGCCCGGACGGGAAGTCGCAGGTGACCGTCGAGTACGACGGGCCGCGGCCGGTGCGTTGCGAGGCGATCGTCGTCTCGACGCAGCATGCCGAGGCGATCAAGCACGCGGATCTGCGGGAACAGATCATCGAGGCGATCGTGAAGCCCGCGATCCCGGCGGGCATGATCGACCGCCACACGAAGTTCCACATCAACCCGACCGGACGCTTCGTCGTCGGCGGACCGCAGGGAGACTGCGGGCTCACGGGGCGCAAGATCATCGTCGACACCTACGGAGGAGTCGGCTCTCACGGCGGCGGCGCGTTCTCCGGCAAGGATCCGACGAAGGTCGACCGCTCCGCCTCCTACATGGCCCGGTACATCGCCAAGAACATCGTGGCGTCGGGAGCGGCGCCCCGCTGCGAGGTGCAGCTGGCCTACGCGATCGGCGTCGCCGATCCCGTCTCGATCCTGATCGACACGAAGGGGAGCGGCAAGGTCGGCGAGGACCGCCTCGAGGCGGCCGTCCGCGAGATTTTCCCCCTGACTCCGCGCGGGATCATCGAGGCGCTGGACCTCCGGCGGCCGATCTACCGGAAGACCGCGGCGTACGGACACTTCGGGCGGCCGCTGCCGGAGTTCCACTGGGAGAAGACCGACCGCGCGGCCGCGATCGCGAACGCCGTCGGCGCCGACGCCCCGCGCACCGCGACCGCCTGA
- a CDS encoding serine hydrolase codes for AIGYTRHGGALHPNRDSHPARGSSAGGGYSTAGDLLKFDVALRSGRLLPPAWTAWVFFRSDAPTPGAGLPTRGGLGIAGGSPGVNAALDMELESGTTVVVLSNLDPPAAERAAKRIRALLPRR; via the coding sequence GCGCGATCGGCTACACCCGCCACGGCGGCGCGCTGCACCCGAATCGGGACTCGCACCCCGCGCGCGGCAGCTCGGCGGGGGGCGGATACTCGACGGCGGGGGATCTCCTGAAGTTCGACGTCGCGCTCCGGAGCGGTCGGCTCCTTCCCCCGGCGTGGACCGCGTGGGTGTTCTTCCGCAGCGACGCTCCGACGCCCGGGGCCGGGCTCCCGACCCGAGGCGGCCTCGGCATCGCGGGAGGGAGCCCGGGCGTGAACGCGGCGCTCGACATGGAGCTCGAGAGCGGAACGACGGTGGTCGTTCTCTCGAACCTCGATCCCCCGGCCGCCGAGCGGGCCGCGAAGCGGATCCGCGCGCTCCTTCCGCGCCGATGA